The genomic interval aaagcgttggattatagttaaaaagtacttaaatatagaacttttttgcaccaaaagcgattgtatcGCTGGAATTGTATggttgacgtttatgctgactgatttttggagcttcaaaagagaaatctccattcatttgcattttaaggacctaatgaGATAAGATAttgttctatttttcttcaaatgtgttctggtgaaggaagaaagtcatacacacctgggataacatctggaataatgagagaattttcatttttgggtgaactatccctttattgctGTAATTTCTGAAATGGCATCTTGCATTGTATGAAATAATTTAGGATAAAAGGTCTCTAAATACTTGGTATCCTTTATGGAGTAATGTGCAAAACAGGAGGCCAACATTTTAAGACGTTTATAACATTTGGATTCACAGTGACTTTTATTTCAGCAGAAGACAAAGGTAGCAGGGTTTAAAAAAATGCTAGTTACACTAAAGTAGCAAAGCCATATTCATATGAGTACCATGTCTATTTGTGAACAATACATAAATTACACTTCCATCACTATCTGGACAATAAACTAATTTTCTGTGGGTACATCAGCAGGCTCTTCTAGTTCAGGAGGACCATCATCTTCTggtttttcttctttcttctctgtcttttcctcactctctttcttctcctcttcctcgTCTTCCCAGTCCGACTCACTGATGTCATCATCTGAGATGTCCCAGTTAGGTTTGACGTACTCCTTTTCTGGGTTGTTAGTCTCATTGGTGACCTCTGGCTTGGGTTTGTGTTGGGGGTCTTCTAGTTTGCCCCAGGCTACCGCGTCAGCCTTCCGCATGGTCACCTCAACTTTAGAGGGCACCATGTTCACAAAGCTGTTGTTCACATCGATCACCTAAGAGACCAGAGGTGGATACAGATGATAAACACTAAATTGAGACTCACTGGTGGTCTActactgaagatttcatatagtTAAATGTAGTGTTGCTAAATCAGCACAATGTGTGTATTGAATGTGAGAAAGGAAGAGTCTTACCCCCCATAAATGGATGTCCTTGTGAAACACTTTGTCACCCTCAAACTGAATGTGGCAGGTTAACTGCAGGTTGATGGAGATGACAAAGCATCAATTGATGTAttagatactttttttttcttttttttaatttggaatgcccaattcccaatgtgcttttaagtcctcgtggttgcgtagtgattcgcctcaatccgggtggcggaggacgaatcccagctgcctccgcgtctgagaccgtcaatccgtgcatcttatcacgtgggttgttgagcgcgttgccacggagacatagtgcgtgtggaggcttcacgccatccaccacggcatccacgctcaactccccacgcgccccaccgagaacgaaccacattatagcgaccacgaggaggttgccccatgtgactctaccctccctagcaaccgggccaattaggtTGCTTAGCAGatctggctgaagtcactcagcacaccctgggattcgaactagcgaactccaggggtggtagccagcatctttaccactgagcttcccaggcccctgATGTATTAGAtacttaattaaaaacaaaagtaattcataaaaaGACATTGGATGCTGATGTGGAGTGACTCTTTCCATTACAGAAGTCTTTTAAGGGACGGGCAGAGATCAGGAAGGTTAAAGGTCATGCTTATCTCACCATTGTGCGGTTTGCCTCCACGTAGGAATGCTCTGGGCTAGAGTTCTTGGCGTAGATTGTGATCACGACTTGGTTTCCTGTCTGGTGCCAGTCATGTCGACATGCCACCTTCTTTTTGTCCTGTAGACCAAAGTAAATGACAGCTATCTACTTACTATCCATATTTACACActggacggacagacggacagacagacagacagacagacagacagagagagatagatagatagatagatagtttgattaattgattgattgattggatTGATTATTGTTGTACCTGTTTGTGTATCCAGCAGTGTTTGCCTGTAGTGCAGCCCTTCTGATCCAGGAAAGCATTAAAGTCAGTGGTCTTTATGCAGCAGCAGTTCCAGTATTTGTATCTATACAATCAATAGCAGACGTgagtgtggggatgggggcgtggtcgtgtttctgtctgcaggagaggga from Myxocyprinus asiaticus isolate MX2 ecotype Aquarium Trade chromosome 1, UBuf_Myxa_2, whole genome shotgun sequence carries:
- the LOC127440919 gene encoding cysteine and histidine-rich domain-containing protein 1-like encodes the protein MALLCYNRGCGGRFDADKNSDDACQYHPGVPIFHDALKGWSCCRKRTTDFSEFLSIKGCSRGRHSNEKPPEPLRPEVTSDKGEAKQHSGEEIIYQGPKSAEALDKERPSSDEPMLMLRVKISPSLTQIVEKMEITEREKRERLESQIVMVGVKCKNAGCKTAYQGPETDAELCTYHPGVPVFHEGYKYWNCCCIKTTDFNAFLDQKGCTTGKHCWIHKQDKKKVACRHDWHQTGNQVVITIYAKNSSPEHSYVEANRTMLTCHIQFEGDKVFHKDIHLWGVIDVNNSFVNMVPSKVEVTMRKADAVAWGKLEDPQHKPKPEVTNETNNPEKEYVKPNWDISDDDISESDWEDEEEEKKESEEKTEKKEEKPEDDGPPELEEPADVPTEN